From the Bacteroidota bacterium genome, one window contains:
- a CDS encoding helix-turn-helix transcriptional regulator, whose protein sequence is MTVLGEILSKKSIKKADVSRKTGISTSRLSQLSNNETTNLKVEELYLIALAIDVPPVEILSKVCNHLKLKKVK, encoded by the coding sequence ATGACAGTATTAGGAGAAATATTATCTAAAAAGTCAATTAAAAAGGCTGATGTCTCTCGTAAGACAGGCATCAGCACTTCAAGACTTAGTCAATTGAGCAACAATGAAACAACAAATTTAAAAGTTGAAGAACTTTATCTTATTGCATTAGCTATTGACGTTCCTCCAGTTGAGATTCTTTCTAAAGTTTGTAATCATTTAAAATTAAAGAAAGTAAAATGA